From Salipiger profundus, a single genomic window includes:
- a CDS encoding NAD(P)/FAD-dependent oxidoreductase encodes MPDIIVIGGGMAGVSAAAALSETADVLLLEAEPGTGRHSTARSAAIFIRNYGNAALRALNDRSAVFFETPDIEVDAPLLTPRGEMMLATEDQLDLLDDYMAGSAGLERLTGPEAEALVPILKPGHVAAAVIERDARDIDVETMMQGYLRQLRARGGEVRVKAPVSSLRREGGAWQIVAGGETHAAPVVVNAAGAWAGEIARMAGAQPIPIQPHRRSAAVLPAPGGHDVDGWPLFASIAEDWYAKPMGGRLMVSPADADPVPPQDAWADDMVLAEGLHRYECAVTEPVTRMLSNWAGLRSFAPDKTPVCGFDAGAEGFFWLAGQGGHGIQTAPALAELTAALCAGRPPALGPETCAALSPARFAGADA; translated from the coding sequence ATGCCTGACATCATCGTGATCGGCGGCGGAATGGCCGGGGTCAGCGCCGCCGCCGCCCTGTCGGAGACAGCGGATGTGCTGCTGCTCGAGGCCGAACCCGGCACCGGGCGGCATTCCACCGCCCGCTCGGCGGCGATCTTCATCCGCAACTACGGAAACGCGGCGCTGCGGGCGCTGAACGACCGCTCGGCGGTGTTCTTCGAGACGCCCGACATCGAGGTCGACGCGCCGCTGCTGACCCCGCGCGGCGAGATGATGCTCGCCACCGAGGACCAGCTCGACCTGCTCGACGATTACATGGCCGGCAGCGCCGGGCTCGAGCGGCTCACCGGCCCCGAGGCCGAGGCGCTGGTGCCGATCCTGAAGCCGGGCCATGTCGCCGCGGCGGTCATCGAACGCGACGCCCGCGACATCGACGTGGAGACGATGATGCAGGGCTACCTCCGCCAGCTCCGCGCGCGCGGCGGCGAGGTCCGCGTCAAGGCGCCGGTCTCGTCGCTAAGACGCGAAGGCGGGGCCTGGCAGATCGTCGCCGGCGGCGAGACCCACGCCGCGCCGGTGGTTGTGAACGCCGCCGGGGCCTGGGCCGGCGAGATCGCCCGCATGGCCGGCGCGCAGCCGATCCCGATCCAGCCGCACCGGCGCTCTGCCGCCGTGTTGCCGGCGCCGGGAGGGCATGACGTGGACGGCTGGCCGCTCTTCGCCTCCATCGCCGAGGACTGGTACGCCAAGCCCATGGGCGGCCGGCTGATGGTCAGCCCGGCGGATGCCGATCCGGTGCCGCCGCAGGACGCCTGGGCCGACGACATGGTGCTGGCCGAGGGGCTGCACCGCTACGAATGTGCGGTGACCGAGCCGGTGACGCGGATGCTGTCGAACTGGGCCGGGCTGCGCAGCTTCGCGCCCGACAAGACTCCGGTCTGTGGCTTCGACGCCGGGGCCGAGGGCTTCTTCTGGCTCGCTGGGCAGGGTGGGCACGGCATCCAGACCGCGCCGGCGCTGGCCGAACTGACGGCGGCGCTCTGCGCCGGACGCCCGCCTGCGCTCGGCCCCGAGACCTGCGCGGCGCTGTCGCCCGCCCGCTTCGCCGGGGCCGACGCGTGA
- a CDS encoding NAD-dependent epimerase/dehydratase family protein → MSRVYVTGSSGVLGFELLAHLTATLGPDVSGVARRRLPRGAGRLAQIVTPDVLWPVWLPRDARGATIVHCAGLASPRVPFESYADLSRREIEPQVGFAEALVARGWSGHMVYVSSAGVYGDTDDLPIAENAPLNPKSYYALQKMVTEQALLQLANRHGFRLTILRLANAYGSPLAGPGYGVVSILLDALRTGREFKLFGTGESLRDYIHVADFRTAVEQVCTLKLPDRITTLNLGTGQGTSLARLVTLVQETTGRTLALRRAPLDSELKSSVLDIRKAHRLLGWQPRIGIEDGLRLTIEAMSRVG, encoded by the coding sequence GTGAGCCGCGTCTATGTCACCGGCTCGTCCGGCGTTCTCGGCTTCGAACTGCTCGCCCATCTCACCGCGACGCTCGGCCCCGACGTGAGCGGCGTTGCGCGGCGGAGGCTGCCGCGCGGCGCGGGCCGGCTCGCGCAGATCGTCACGCCCGACGTGCTTTGGCCGGTCTGGCTGCCGCGCGACGCGCGGGGCGCCACGATCGTGCATTGCGCGGGCCTCGCCAGTCCGCGCGTGCCCTTCGAGTCCTACGCTGACCTCAGCCGCCGCGAGATCGAGCCGCAGGTGGGCTTTGCCGAGGCGCTGGTGGCGCGTGGCTGGTCGGGGCACATGGTCTATGTCTCGTCGGCCGGGGTCTACGGCGACACCGATGACCTTCCGATCGCGGAAAACGCGCCGCTCAACCCCAAGTCGTATTACGCGCTGCAGAAGATGGTGACCGAGCAGGCGCTGCTGCAACTCGCCAACCGTCACGGCTTTCGCCTGACGATCCTGCGGCTGGCCAATGCCTACGGCTCGCCGCTGGCCGGGCCGGGCTACGGCGTCGTGTCGATCCTGCTCGATGCGCTGCGGACGGGGCGTGAGTTCAAGCTCTTCGGGACCGGCGAGAGCCTGCGCGACTACATCCACGTCGCGGATTTCCGCACGGCGGTGGAGCAGGTGTGCACGCTGAAGCTGCCCGACCGCATCACCACGCTCAACCTCGGCACCGGGCAGGGCACCTCCCTCGCGCGGCTGGTGACGCTGGTGCAGGAAACGACCGGTCGGACTCTGGCTCTGCGCCGGGCACCGCTCGACAGCGAGCTGAAATCGAGCGTGCTCGACATCCGCAAGGCGCATCGGCTGCTCGGCTGGCAACCCCGCATCGGCATCGAGGACGGCTTGCGCCTGACCATCGAGGCCATGAGCCGGGTTGGGTGA